In the genome of Caldalkalibacillus thermarum, the window GCTATGACAACGCCTGTATTGAATCCTTTCATAGCATCATCAAAAAAGAGTTGATTTACTTAGAAAAGTTTAAGACTCGTGAAGAAGCCATCAAGCGGATCTATGAGTATATAGAATTTTTCTACAACCGAAAGAGAATTCATTCTTCGATAGGGTATCACACTCCCACTGAATACGAACGCATGTACTATGAATCTAGTAAAAAAGTGGCCTAAACTCTCTACTTTTTGTGTCTACTCTATCCCGAAAATTTAAGTCCATGAAAAAAGCACAAAAAATCCAGGGGGTGTTAACACCAGCAGATTGGTATTTGCTGGAATAAGTCATGTTTATGCACCTGATGGTT includes:
- a CDS encoding IS3 family transposase, with the protein product YDNACIESFHSIIKKELIYLEKFKTREEAIKRIYEYIEFFYNRKRIHSSIGYHTPTEYERMYYESSKKVA